One Centropristis striata isolate RG_2023a ecotype Rhode Island chromosome 22, C.striata_1.0, whole genome shotgun sequence genomic window carries:
- the phax gene encoding phosphorylated adapter RNA export protein, whose protein sequence is MAHGGDLMDGDLEDGEISGSDTEMGTAAAPHKVPPAFSGQSFQNRDAAQHSAAAYRSTGRTAESSDSDPDSSDEEAALWRKKRQKVSNAPQPPACTTRAEPTRMPVPGALGGRKVNNVWGSVVQEQCQDAIATELGIFGMEGEVSMSSRNVETYNYVLARKIMEKEREMEKQLGDDGEVSMLDAQLEEYMKERAGGGDAKRKRPAKDRLGPRAEMDVKGRYEITEDDPEDKVTDEIAHRLQEPKKDLIERVVQVIGKKKAIELLSETATLEESGGVYTMDGSRRRTPGGVYLNLLKNTPSISKNQIKKIFFDENQKECKSKKAAQKRRRHVVAKKMKQAIGTLNLQEHDDVSRETFASDTNEALESLEDAAEEEEEAQEEAAVGTEETAVVYSAVDLEVF, encoded by the coding sequence ATGGCGCATGGCGGAGATCTAATGGACGGGGATCTGGAGGATGGAGAGATCTCCGGCTCAGATACTGAGATGGGAACCGCCGCAGCTCCACACAAGGTTCCTCCAGCATTTAGCGGCCAGTCCTTCCAAAACAGAGACGCTGCTCAGCACTCAGCCGCCGCCTACCGCAGCACTGGAAGGACGGCGGAGTCCAGTGACAGTGACCCGGACTCGTCGGACGAGGAGGCGGCTCTTTGGCGTAAGAAGCGACAGAAAGTATCCAACGCTCCCCAGCCGCCTGCCTGCACCACCCGGGCAGAGCCGACCCGCATGCCCGTCCCCGGCGCGCTGGGAGGCCGAAAGGTGAACAACGTTTGGGGCTCGGTGGTCCAGGAGCAGTGCCAGGATGCCATAGCTACAGAGCTGGGCATCTTTGGCATGGAAGGTGAAGTTAGCATGTCCAGCAGaaatgtagagacttataactATGTCCTGGCTCGTAAGATCATGGAGAAGGAGCGAGAGATGGAGAAGCAGCTGGGTGATGATGGAGAGGTGAGCATGCTGGACGCTCAGCTGGAGGAGTACATGAAGGAGAGGGCAGGAGGTGGTGATGCAAAGAGGAAGAGGCCGGCTAAAGATAGACTGGGCCCCAGAGCTGAGATGGACGTGAAGGGCAGGTATGAGATCACAGAGGACGACCCCGAGGATAAGGTGACGGATGAGATCGCACACAGGCTGCAGGAGCCTAAAAAGGACCTGATAGAGCGTGTTGTCCAAGTCATTGGGAAGAAAAAAGCCATAGAACTGCTCAGTGAGACTGCCACGCTGGAAGAAAGTGGTGGTGTGTACACCATGGACGGCAGCAGGCGACGAACACCAGGTGGGGTGTATCTCAACCTGCTGAAGAACACACCCAGCATCAGCAAGAACCAGATCAAAAAGATATTCTTTGATGAGAACCAGAAAGAGTGCAAGAGCAAGAAGGCCGCCCAGAAGAGGAGGCGGCACGTGGTGGCCAAGAAGATGAAGCAGGCTATCGGCACTCTGAACCTGCAGGAGCACGACGATGTCTCCAGGGAGACTTTCGCCAGTGATACCAATGAGGCCTTGGAGTCATTGGAGGACGCtgcagaagaggaagaggaggctcAAGAGGAAGCTGCTGTGGGCACTGAGGAGACAGCGGTGGTCTACAGTGCTGTAGACCTGGAGGTCTTCTGA
- the dnajc2 gene encoding dnaJ homolog subfamily C member 2, which yields MLLEAVDTDETVVFAAVAASVQIQVEPVGRWFEAYVKRRNRTTSASFQELEEEEESSEESEDEEFQLEEYPMLRTLDPKDWKNQDHYAVLGLPHLRYKATQKQIKAAHKAIVLKHHPDKRKAAGEQIVEGDNDYFTCITKAIEILSDPVKRRAFDSVDPTFDNAVPSKSEGKENFSEVFSPVFERNARWSSKKHVPKLGTMESSFEEVDNFYSFWYNFDSWREFSYLDEEEKEKAECRDERRWIEKQNRASRAQRKKEEMNRIRTLVDTAYSCDPRIKKFKEEEKARKESEKKAKAEAKKREQEEKDRARQAELEAARLAKEKEEEEAKQAAQQAKKEKEIQKKAIKKERQKLRTTCKNWNYFADDESDSVKMMEEVEKLCDRLELTSLQSLNEVLASGSKEDSKVAVEKQVQEVNAQLQREKEAEVQMRQAARSADQASGGGGAGGKGWNEEDLQLLIKAVNLFPAGTNARWEVIANYMNLHSTSGMKRTAKDVINKAKNLQRLDPTQKDEINKKAFEKFKKEHASVAPTIDNAVPSERFDASGSDGNAASWTTEEQKLLEQALKTYPVSTPERWEKIAAAVPGRSKKDCMKRYKELVEMVKAKKAAQEQVAGKSKK from the exons ATGTTGTTAGAAGCGGTGGACACTGATGAGACGGTTGTCTTCGCAGCCGTTGCCG CCTCTGTGCAGATCCAGGTAGAGCCTGTGGGTCGATGGTTCGAGGCCTACGTGAAGAGGAGGAACAGGACTACGTCTGCCTCCTTCCAGGagctagaggaggaggaggagtcctCAGAGGAGTCGGAGGATGAGGAGTTTCAGCTGGAGGAGTACCCGATGCTCCGAACACTTGATCCCAAAGACTGGAAG AATCAAGATCACTATGCTGTCCTTGGGCTGCCACACTTGAGGTACAAAGCCACACAGAAACAGATCAAAGCTGCCC ACAAAGCGATTGTGTTGAAGCACCATCCCGACAAGAGGAAAGCTGCAGGAGAGCAGATTGTAGAGGGAGACAATGACTACTTCACCtgtataactaaag CTATAGAAATCCTGTCGGACCCTGTGAAGAGGAGAGCCTTCGACAGTGTCGATCCTACCTTTGACAACGCCGTGCCTTCAAAGAGCGAAGGCAAAGAAAACTTTTCCGAGGTGTTTTCTCCCGTTTTCGAGAGAAATGCCAGATGGTCTTCCAAAAAGCACGTTCCCAAACTTGGAACCATGGAGTCCTCTTTCGAAGAAGTggataatttttactctttttg GTACAACTTTGATTCGTGGAGGGAATTCTCCTACCTGGACgaagaggagaaggaaaagGCCGAGTG TCGAGATGAGAGGAGGTGGATTGAAAAGCAGAATCGAGCTTCCAGAGCTCAGAGGAAAAAGGAGGAGATGAACAGAATACGAACACTAGTTG ATACTGCGTACAGCTGTGACCCTAGAATAAAGAAattcaaagaagaagaaaaagccaGGAAGGAGTCGGAGAAGAAGGCCAAAGCTGAAGCCAagaagagagagcaggaggagaaggatcGA GCGCGACAGGCAGAGCTGGAGGCTGCTCGTTTGgcaaaggagaaggaggaagaggaggccaagCAGGCAGCTCAGCAGGccaagaaagagaaggagatcCAGAAGAAGGCCATCAAGAAGGAGAGGCAGAAACTCAGGACCACCTGCAAG AACTGGAATTACTTTGCTGACGATGAGTCTGACAGTGTGAAAATGATGGAGGAAGTGGAGAAGCTCTGTGATCGTCTGGAGCTGACAAG TCTGCAGTCCCTGAATGAGGTCCTGGCCTCAGGCTCCAAAGAGGACAGCAAAGTGGCCGTGGAGAAGCAG GTGCAGGAGGTGAACGctcagctgcagagagagaaggaggccGAGGTCCAGATGAGACAGGCGGCCCGCAGCGCTGATCAGGccagcggaggaggaggagcaggggggaAGGGCTGGAACGAGGAGGACCTCCAGCTGCTCATCAAAGCTGTCAACCTGTTCCCTGCAGGGACCAACGCCAG ATGGGAAGTTATTGCCAACTACATGAACCTGCACTCCACCAGTGGCATGAAGAGGACGGCCAAAGACGTCATCAACAAAGCCAAGAATCTACAACGGCTAG ACCCGACGCAGAAAGATGAGATAAACAAGAAAGCCTTTGAGAAGTTTAAGAAGGAACACGCTTCAGTAGCTCCAACCATAGACAACGCTGTGCCCTCAGAGAGATTTGATG CTTCTGGTAGCGACGGTAACGCTGCTTCCTGGACCACTGAGGAGCAGAAGCTTCTGGAGCAAGCGCTGAAGACCTACCCAGTCAGCACGCCTGAACGGTGGGAGAAGATCGCTGCTGCCGTCCCAGGACGAAGCAAGAAAGACTGTATGAAGAGGTACAAG gAACTGGTGGAGATGGTCAAAGCCAAGAAAGCTGCACAGGAACAAGTGGCAGGCAAGagtaaaaaatga
- the pmpcb gene encoding mitochondrial-processing peptidase subunit beta, which translates to MAASLQRLTSAGRYLLQRNLLKTHSLSRLPAGAHRLLATQAAQQVALNVPETKVTTLENGLRVASEDAGLTTCTVGLWIDAGSRYENERNNGTAHFLEHMAFKGTRKRSQLDLELEIENMGAHLNAYTSREQTVYYAKAFSKDLPRAVEILADIIQNSMLGEAEIERERGVILREMQEVETNLQEVVFDYLHATAYQSTALGRTILGPTENIKTINRGDLVEYITTHYKGPRIVLSAAGGVSHDELIDLAKYHFGKLPGRYKGEAPALPPCHFTGSEIRVRDNKMPLAHIAIAVEAVGWSHPDTIPLMVANTLIGNWDRSFGGGVNLSSKLAQMACQGNLCHSFQSFNTCYTDTGLWGLYMVCEPGTINDMMHFTQMEWMSLCTSVTESEVARAKNLLKTNMLLHLDGSTPICEDIGRQMLCYSRRIPLHELEARIDAIDASTIKDVCAKYIYNKAPAIAAVGPIEQLPDYNQIQGGMFWNRT; encoded by the exons ATGGCGGCGTCCCTACAGCGCCTCACTTCTGCTGGGAGATATCTCCTTCAAAGAAATTTACTGAAGACACATTCTTTAAGCAGG CTCCCAGCTGGAGCACACAGACTGTTGGCCACTCAGGCTGCTCAGCAAGTGGCTCTAAATGTTCCTGAAACTAAGGTGACCACTTTAGAAAACGGACTCCGGGTGGCTTCTGAGGACGCTGGGCTCACCACCTGCACG GTGGGCCTTTGGATAGATGCCGGCAGTCGCTACGAGAATGAGAGGAATAATGGCACAGCACATTTCTTGGAACATATGGCATTTAAG GGCACCAGGAAGCGCTCCCAGCTGGATCTGGAGTTAGAGATCGAGAACATGGGGGCTCACCTGAACGCCTACACGTCCCGAGAGCAAACGGTGTACTACGCCAAAGCTTTCTCTAAAGATCTCCCACGAG CTGTGGAGATCCTGGCTGACATAATCCAGAACAGTATGCTGGGCGAGGCTGAGATCGAGAGGGAGCGAGGGGTGATCCTCAGAGAGATGCAGGAAGTAGAGACCAATCTGCAGGAAGTGGTCTTTGACTACCTGCATGCTACTGCATACCAGTCCACAGCTCTGGGCCGGACCATCCTGGGTCCCACAGAGAACATCAA GACGATCAACAGAGGAGACCTGGTGGAGTACATCACGACTCACTACAAAGGCCCCAGAATAGTGCtgtctgctgcaggag GAGTTTCACACGACGAGCTCATTGATTTGGCCAAGTATCATTTTGGGAAACTTCCTGGCAGATATAAAGGTGAAGCCCCGGCTCTTCCTCCATGCCACTTCACAGGAAGTGAG ATCCGAGTGCGTGATAACAAGATGCCTCTGGCTCATATCGCCATTGCAGTGGAGGCGGTTGGATGGTCTCACCCTGACACCATCCCCCTCATGGTGGCAAACACACTTATTGGAAACTGGGACCGCTCGTTTGGTGGAGGAGTG AATCTGTCCAGTAAACTGGCTCAGATGGCCTGTCAGGGGAACCTGTGCCACAGCTTCCAGTCCTTCAACACCTGCTACACTGACACAGGCCTGTGGGGGCTCTACATGGTGTGTGAGCCCGGCACCATCAACGACATGATGCACTTCACTCAGATGGAATG GATGTCTCTTTGCACGAGTGTGACGGAGAGTGAGGTGGCTCGGGCCAAAAATCTGCTCAAGACCAACATGCTCTTGCATCTTGACG GATCCACCCCGATCTGTGAGGACATCGGCAGACAGATGCTGTGCTACAGCCGCAGGATCCCTCTGCACGAGCTGGAGGCCAGAATCGAT GCAATTGATGCTTCGACCATTAAGGACGTGTGCGCCAAATATATCTACAACAAGGCTCCAGCCATTGCAGCAGTTg gTCCAATTGAACAGCTGCCAGACTACAACCAGATCCAGGGTGGAATGTTCTGGAATAGAACCTGA